In Magnolia sinica isolate HGM2019 chromosome 12, MsV1, whole genome shotgun sequence, a single genomic region encodes these proteins:
- the LOC131220351 gene encoding ABC transporter G family member 9-like, whose amino-acid sequence MEVDLESQSQTAAGDARSIFAKTTRPVTLKFEDVVYTINTNQQGCLCKNAGGSASGSERMILKGISGAVLPGEMLAMLGPSGSGKTTLLTALGGRLRGKLSGSITYNGKPFSNVMKRNTGFVTQDDVLYPHLTVTETLVFTALLRLPSSLSRKQREDQAMSVMNQLGLTKCKNSIIGGPFLRGVSGGERKRVSIGQEMLINPSLLFLDEPTSGLDSTTAQSVVSTLWELSRSGGRTVLMTIHQPSSRLFYMFHKILLMSDGNPLYFGKGSEALDYFSSINHTPSVAMNPSDFLLDLANGISGDDVEENRAAVKEELAAAYRSNIAEKLKRELKGIEIQGGEIVNDKKMGRWTTSWWDQFTVLMRRGVKERKHEVFSPLKFGQVIVVALLAGLLWWRSTLDHIQDQIGLLFFISGFWGMFPVFQAIFTFPQERAMLTKERSSGMYRLSSYFMSRMVSDMPMGLVLPTIFVTIVYWMGGLNPNAGNFFHTLFVILLGVVVAEGLGLAIGAMVMNLKNATTLGSVIMLAFTLAGGYYVQNVPVFIAWFKYLSLSQHVFKLLIGSQFTADQMYPCGPNASCPVSEFPSIKSIGFDGQAISAVALLVMFFGYRLIAYLGLMRVGVSS is encoded by the exons ATGGAGGTGGATTTAGAATCTCAATCCCAAACAGCGGCTGGAGATGCTCGTTCTATCTTCGCAAAAACCACCCGTCCTGTTACTCTCAAG ttcGAAGACGTAGTGTACACAATCAACACCAATCAACAGGGGTGTCTATGCAAAAATGCTGGCGGCTCAGCCAGTGGCTCTGAAAGGATGATCTTGAAAGGCATCTCTGGTGCAGTGCTTCCCGGAGAGATGCTCGCCATGTTAGGGCCTTCGGGCAGCGGCAAGACCACCCTTCTCACCGCCTTAGGTGGTCGTCTCAGAGGGAAACTATCAGGCAGCATCACCTACAATGGCAAGCCCTTCTCCAATGTGATGAAACGTAACACCGGTTTTGTCACCCAAGATGATGTGCTCTACCCTCACCTCACTGTCACTGAGACATTGGTTTTCACAGCGCTGCTGAGGCTTCCCAGCAGCCTGAGCAGAAAACAGAGAGAAGACCAAGCAATGTCAGTCATGAATCAGCTGGGCCTCACGAAGTGCAAGAACAGTATCATAGGTGGGCCTTTCCTGAGAGGCGTATCAGGAGGAGAGAGGAAGAGGGTGAGCATTGGACAGGAGATGCTTATAAACCCTAGCCTCTTGTTCCTAGATGAGCCGACATCGGGTTTGGACTCAACGACCGCGCAGAGTGTAGTGTCGACCCTGTGGGAGCTGTCCAGAAGTGGTGGGAGGACGGTGCTCATGACCATACACCAGCCTTCGAGCAGGCTCTTCTACATGTTTCATAAGATCCTTCTCATGTCAGACGGGAACCCTCTCTATTTCGGCAAAGGGTCAGAGGCTTTGGACTACTTCTCCAGCATCAATCACACTCCCTCAGTCGCCATGAATCCTTCTGATTTCCTTCTCGACCTTGCGAATG GTATATCTGGTGATGATGTGGAGGAGAATAGGGCAGCTGTGAAGGAAGAATTGGCTGCTGCCTATAGGAGTAACATTGCTGAGAAgctgaaaagggagcttaaagggATTGAAATTCAAGGGGGAGAGATCGTAAATGATAAAAAGATGGGGAGATggacaacatcatggtgggaccagttCACAGTCTTGATGAGGAGGGGCGTGAAAGAAAGGAAACATGAGGTGTTCTCCCCCCTCAAGTTTGGCCAAGTAATAGTGGTCGCTTTGCTTGCAGGTCTTTTATGGTGGCGATCTACCCTTGACCACATTCAAGATCAG ATTGGGCTCCTTTTCTTCATCTCTGGATTTTGGGGCATGTTCCCTGTCTTCCAGGCTATCTTCACCTTCCCTCAAGAGCGTGCAATGCTGACAAAAGAGAGGTCTTCAGGCATGTATAGGCTCTCCTCTTACTTCATGTCGAGGATGGTTAGTGACATGCCAATGGGGCTTGTCCTTCCAACCATCTTTGTAACCATAGTCTATTGGATGGGAGGCCTCAACCCAAACGCAGGCAACTTCTTCCACACCCTCTTTGTGATACTCCTCGGCGTCGTAGTCGCAGAGGGTCTTGGTCTTGCAATTGGAGCCATGGTTATGAACCTCAAGAACGCCACAACACTCGGCTCCGTCATCATGCTCGCATTCACTCTCGCTGGAGGATACTATGTGCAAAATGTTCCGGTCTTCATTGCTTGGTTTAAGTATCTCTCTCTCAGCCAACACGTCTTTAAGCTCCTAATCGGATCACAGTTCACTGCCGATCAGATGTACCCGTGTGGACCCAATGCATCATGTCCAGTCAGTGAGTTCCCTTCAATAAAAAGCATTGGATTCGACGGACAAGCAATCTCTGCGGTCGCATTGCTGGTAATGTTCTTCGGCTACCGGCTGATCGCTTATCTGGGATTGATGAGGGTTGGGGTTTCGAGTTAA
- the LOC131220352 gene encoding probable 2' cyclic ADP-D-ribose synthase BdTIR, whose translation MSMPRFLSHQISSPLRRACDVFINHRGVDTKKTVAGLLYHRLSQLNINAFLDSKSMQPGDRLYESIGSAIRKSKIGVVVFSPRYCDSYFCLHELALLVDQKKKLIPIFCDVKPSELQIMAYEKSTPKELVRFRKALEEARYTVGFVFDSQNGNWSDLVTNVSDIIVKSLNEQEGQKHLRRQGSFIVYLFGYLLKAWDFYMWNILVDGPNWALAINDLNN comes from the exons ATGTCCATGCCAAGGTTTCTATCTCACCAAATCTCATCACCTCTTCGGCGAGCCTGCGACGTCTTTATAAACCACCGTGGTGTTGACACCAAGAAGACTGTTGCTGGATTGCTTTACCACCGTCTCTCCCAACTCAACATCAATGCTTTCTTGGATAGTAAAAGCATGCAACCTGGCGATAGGTTATACGAGAGCATTGGCTCAGCGATCCGGAAATCTAAGATTGGGGTCGTCGTCTTCTCCCCTCGTTACTGTGATTCTTATTTCTGCCTACATGAGTTGGCGCTTTTGGTTGATCAGAAAAAGAAGCTCATTCCAATCTTCTGCGACGTCAAACCATCAGAGCTTCAGATCATGGCCTATGAAAAGTCCACACCCAAAGAGCTGGTGAGGTTTAGGAAGGCACTGGAAGAAGCTAGGTATACAGTTGGGTTTGTGTTTGATTCTCAGAACGG GAATTGGTCGGACCTTGTGACAAATGTCTCGGACATCATCGTGAAGAGCCTGAATGAACAGGAAGGACA aaaacacTTGCGAAGACAGGGGAG TTTCATCGTCTATTTGTTCGGTTATCTATTGAAGGCTTGGGATTTTTACATGTGGAACATTTTGGTTGATGGGCCAAATTGGGCGTTGGCTATCAATGATTTGAATAACTGA